The genomic interval ATCCCACGTCCCTGTATCATCGGGGGCCGCAAAAATTTCTCATCTCCGAGGCCGTACGCGGTGAAGGCGCACGGCTCGTCAACGTACACGGCCGGGCCTTTATGGCGGACTACGACCCTCGAGCCGATCTGGCTCCCCGGGACATCGTCACCAGGGCCATTGTCGAGGAGATGCTCAAGACCAACGACGATTTTGTCTATCTCGACGCAGCTACCTACATCCATAAAGACTTGGCAGCACGGTTTCCGACCATCCACAGGCGCTGTGCGAACCTTGGCGTGGATATGACCAGGGAGCCGATTCCCGTGGTCCCGGCGGCCCACTATTTTTGCGGCGGCATCCTGGTGGATCAGCGGGGACGGACGACCATCGAGCGCCTCTATGCCGGAGGCGAATGTGCCTGCACCGGTGTGCACGGGGCAAATCGTCTGGCCAGTACGTCTTTGCTGGAGGGTTTGGTCTGGGGATACGCCATCGGCCGGGACGTGGCCCTGCGGGCGAAGCGCAGCTCCATGCTCGGCCGGAAACTGAAATCCTCCATAGTCCCATGGAATGCCCTGGGGCACCGCCAGAACGAGGACCCGGTCCTGGTGGCCCAGGATTGGGCCACTATCAAGCATACCATGTGGAACTACGTTGGAATCAGGAGAACCACCCCGCGCCTGAAGCGGGCCTTTGACGACCTGCGCGACCTGAACAAACGGTTGCACTCCTTCTACAAGGAAACCCAGATTTCCAAACCGCTTGTGGATTTGTTCCACGGCTGCCAAACCGCCTACATCATCACCACCGCGGCCATGCGCAACACCCAGAGCAAAGGATGCCATTACCGGGAAGAGGGATGAACCGTCACATCTCTCCCTGGCGAACCTACCGGAGGCGAACCCTTCCGGGAACCGGTGAGGTGGGGTTTCAGGCCGTGGTGGAGCAGACGGATTTGTGGGTCGTGGCCCAGCGGGATGTGCGTCGCGAGGTGCTCCAGGCGGTGAATACCTGCCGTGGTTTGCTGCAAACACATATTGCCAGGCAGCCGGAATTCGCCACCAGCCTCGTGCCGATTTCCGTCAGTCCGCGTGCGGCTGGGATCGTCCAGGATATGGCCCGGGCCGCACGAATTTGCGGTGTCGGCCCCATGGCCGCCGTGGCTGGAACCATGGCCCAGTGGGTGGTCACCTGGATGGATGAACACTGCCCTGATGTTGGTTCAACATTGCTGGTGGAAAATGGCGGCGACCTCTTTCTGCGCTCCGCCCGGGAACGGATTATCGGCCTGTTGGCTTTTCCCGAAGGTGACGCCGGGCTGGGCCTACGCCTTGGCGTGAACGACTTTCCCTGCTCGCTCTGCTCCTCATCGGCCACCATCGGCCATTCCCTGAGTTTCGGCCAG from Desulfonatronum thioautotrophicum carries:
- the nadB gene encoding L-aspartate oxidase; translated protein: MTDTIETRVLVIGSGIAGCVAALTMAEAGLEVTLVCAGNQLDDGNTALAQGGIVYRGLNDSHKLLASDITTAGWEMNSPSAVRFLCRKGPEILHNVFLEKLAVPFAREEHGEYHLTREGGHSRARILYSADYTGRVIMDSLVVAVRKSPHIRVLTGMTAIDILTTQHHSNALEIRYQIVNQCTGAYILEHSSGIVRRFLADYTVLATGGIGQIYLNTTNSPGSLGSGFAMAHRAGARLMNQEYIQFHPTSLYHRGPQKFLISEAVRGEGARLVNVHGRAFMADYDPRADLAPRDIVTRAIVEEMLKTNDDFVYLDAATYIHKDLAARFPTIHRRCANLGVDMTREPIPVVPAAHYFCGGILVDQRGRTTIERLYAGGECACTGVHGANRLASTSLLEGLVWGYAIGRDVALRAKRSSMLGRKLKSSIVPWNALGHRQNEDPVLVAQDWATIKHTMWNYVGIRRTTPRLKRAFDDLRDLNKRLHSFYKETQISKPLVDLFHGCQTAYIITTAAMRNTQSKGCHYREEG
- a CDS encoding UPF0280 family protein codes for the protein MNRHISPWRTYRRRTLPGTGEVGFQAVVEQTDLWVVAQRDVRREVLQAVNTCRGLLQTHIARQPEFATSLVPISVSPRAAGIVQDMARAARICGVGPMAAVAGTMAQWVVTWMDEHCPDVGSTLLVENGGDLFLRSARERIIGLLAFPEGDAGLGLRLGVNDFPCSLCSSSATIGHSLSFGQADLVATRSQSAALADAAATALANLLRTPEDMPLVMERAAALAEYGLDGVFAQCGEQVGVWGDMDLVCLEP